In Rhodospirillaceae bacterium, a genomic segment contains:
- a CDS encoding LysR family transcriptional regulator encodes MSCFIAFSRNGSCHQERNCDSILWHYCRGGVVKSLIGLIEFIAVVDHGGFSAAADALGVSTSYVSRRVASLEAHLGIRLLHRTTRRVNLTEIGGQYYEKAVDIIGQFDDLEIEMANQQKLVVGEVKVSAGGIFGEEEVAVALADFALEYPQIKIDLNISNRLVDLSAEGYDLAVRHRSPGDLDLISRKLTSMRMVVCSSSKYFDRYGKPETPEDLRAHNCFQGKGLPWMFQNEAGEYEVKVKGRWSSNSGPALVNAALRGLGVVRLADMYVRNAIDAGRLEVVLEDYEIPPTITYLVYPDREYMPYRLRVLFDFLVERFK; translated from the coding sequence TTGTCCTGCTTCATCGCATTTTCCAGGAACGGCTCGTGTCATCAAGAACGTAATTGTGACAGTATTTTATGGCATTATTGCCGAGGAGGGGTAGTGAAAAGCCTGATAGGCTTGATTGAATTCATTGCCGTTGTTGACCATGGGGGGTTCTCCGCCGCCGCGGATGCCTTGGGCGTGTCTACCTCTTATGTGAGCCGAAGGGTGGCCTCGCTGGAGGCTCATCTAGGGATTCGATTGCTTCACCGCACGACCCGCCGCGTTAACTTGACCGAAATCGGGGGTCAATATTACGAAAAAGCTGTTGATATCATTGGCCAATTCGATGATTTGGAAATTGAAATGGCCAACCAACAGAAACTCGTGGTCGGAGAGGTCAAGGTCTCCGCCGGGGGCATCTTCGGGGAGGAGGAGGTTGCCGTGGCGCTTGCCGATTTCGCGTTGGAATATCCCCAGATTAAAATAGACCTCAACATTTCCAACCGATTGGTCGATTTGAGCGCGGAAGGCTACGACCTTGCGGTCCGCCATCGCTCCCCCGGCGACCTTGATCTGATTTCCCGGAAACTGACCTCCATGCGCATGGTTGTATGTTCATCTTCAAAATACTTTGATCGGTACGGTAAGCCCGAGACACCCGAAGACTTGCGTGCGCATAATTGCTTTCAAGGCAAAGGGCTTCCCTGGATGTTTCAGAATGAAGCCGGTGAGTATGAGGTCAAGGTCAAGGGGCGTTGGTCCAGCAATTCCGGGCCGGCCTTAGTAAACGCAGCATTGCGCGGCCTTGGGGTCGTCCGCCTAGCTGATATGTATGTGCGCAATGCGATCGATGCCGGACGGCTGGAAGTTGTGCTGGAGGACTACGAAATTCCTCCTACAATTACCTACCTTGTCTACCCGGACAGGGAGTACATGCCGTACCGGTTGCGCGTTCTCTTCGACTTTCTTGTCGAGCGTTTCAAGTAG